In Desulforhopalus sp., a single genomic region encodes these proteins:
- the hisG gene encoding ATP phosphoribosyltransferase, whose amino-acid sequence MNSLKLGLPKGSLEVATIELFEKAGWLIKPAARNYFPKIDDPELDCSICRPQEMSRYVEGGMLDAGITGKDWTMENNSDTVLVCDLVYSKVSRRPTRWVIAVAGDSDIKTIEDLQGKKISTELVNVTKRFFQERNIDVDIEFSWGATEAKVVSGLADAIVEVTETESTIRAHGLRIIHELMQSNTQFIANKDAWNDPWKREKIENIALLLQGALRADRIVGLKMNVSSAKIGEIVAILPSINAPTVASLYNQDWFSVETVVSEDIVRDLIPKLKKLGAEGIIEYSLNKVI is encoded by the coding sequence ATGAACTCACTGAAACTTGGCCTACCCAAAGGTAGTCTCGAAGTGGCGACTATTGAATTGTTTGAAAAGGCCGGGTGGCTGATTAAACCGGCTGCCAGAAATTACTTTCCGAAGATCGATGATCCGGAACTGGATTGCTCGATTTGCCGACCCCAGGAGATGTCCCGTTATGTAGAAGGGGGCATGCTCGACGCCGGAATTACCGGCAAAGATTGGACAATGGAGAATAATTCCGATACGGTCTTGGTGTGCGATCTGGTTTACTCCAAGGTCAGCCGGCGACCAACCCGCTGGGTAATTGCCGTTGCCGGAGATTCCGATATCAAGACGATTGAAGATTTGCAGGGCAAAAAGATATCTACTGAGCTGGTGAATGTCACCAAACGCTTCTTTCAAGAAAGGAATATTGATGTCGATATCGAGTTTTCCTGGGGGGCGACCGAGGCAAAGGTGGTATCGGGATTGGCCGACGCCATCGTTGAGGTTACCGAGACGGAAAGCACTATCCGTGCCCACGGTTTACGGATTATCCATGAACTGATGCAGTCAAACACCCAGTTCATTGCCAATAAAGATGCCTGGAACGACCCCTGGAAACGTGAAAAGATCGAAAATATTGCCTTACTTTTGCAAGGGGCCCTGCGAGCCGATCGAATCGTTGGTCTTAAGATGAATGTTTCCAGTGCAAAGATCGGTGAGATAGTGGCCATTCTTCCCAGTATCAATGCCCCAACGGTTGCCAGTCTCTATAACCAGGATTGGTTCTCCGTGGAGACGGTGGTTTCCGAAGATATTGTGCGAGATCTGATCCCGAAACTCAAGAAACTGGGCGCTGAAGGTATTATTGAGTATTCCCTGAATAAGGTAATATAG
- a CDS encoding protein-glutamate O-methyltransferase CheR yields MIKINPAELKLVAQYIQEISGIFLDQSKSYLFETRLSSVAEANGCKSYQELQAKAKKDPTKAIEKAIIDAITTNETLFFRDKGPFELMQHKILPEIIDKRSSKSSLKTQVRIWSAAASTGQELYSIAIVIKELIKDAPGYAFTLLGTDISDAAIAQASYGKYNRFEIERGLDKRYLQKFFTLFGDSWKIKDEIRAMVNFRKLNLMHSFTALGKFDIIFCRNVAIYFTLEDRKKLFNKLADSLADDGYLVIGSTESLSGVCPRFIPKRHLRSIFYQKQ; encoded by the coding sequence ATGATAAAGATCAACCCCGCAGAACTGAAGCTCGTCGCCCAATATATTCAGGAGATTTCCGGGATATTTTTGGACCAGAGCAAATCGTATCTGTTTGAAACTCGATTAAGCTCCGTTGCCGAAGCGAATGGCTGCAAATCATACCAGGAACTGCAGGCTAAGGCGAAGAAAGACCCAACAAAGGCTATTGAGAAGGCAATAATCGATGCCATCACCACCAACGAGACCCTGTTTTTTCGTGATAAAGGCCCATTTGAATTGATGCAGCATAAAATTCTCCCGGAAATTATCGATAAACGATCGTCAAAATCATCGTTAAAAACGCAGGTGCGAATTTGGAGTGCAGCGGCATCAACGGGACAGGAGTTGTACTCCATCGCCATAGTTATCAAAGAGCTGATCAAAGACGCCCCGGGATATGCCTTCACCCTTCTCGGCACGGACATTTCCGATGCAGCAATCGCCCAGGCGAGTTATGGCAAATATAACCGGTTCGAAATTGAACGCGGATTGGATAAAAGATACCTGCAAAAGTTTTTTACTCTTTTCGGCGACTCCTGGAAGATTAAAGACGAAATCAGAGCGATGGTAAACTTTAGAAAACTCAACCTGATGCATTCTTTCACCGCTCTCGGAAAATTTGACATCATTTTTTGCCGAAACGTCGCAATCTACTTCACCCTCGAAGATCGCAAGAAACTTTTCAATAAGCTCGCCGACAGTCTTGCCGATGATGGATACCTTGTAATAGGGTCTACGGAGTCTCTTTCAGGTGTCTGCCCCAGGTTTATACCAAAGCGGCACTTGCGATCAATTTTTTACCAAAAGCAATAA
- a CDS encoding thermonuclease family protein, which yields MFFRIITVITAVFLCCPSFADTGESFLGTVKKVIDGDSLLIAAKGITIEVRLYGLDAPEHNQPFADAAKQFVKNWVNGDRVTVFPEYIDSYKRTVAVVEKGKQVLNRDLVKAGFAWVSPRYCHKDFCRKWMEMEERARYDRWGLWQDTSPVAPWIWKRADRRY from the coding sequence ATGTTTTTTAGAATAATTACTGTAATAACAGCAGTATTCTTGTGTTGCCCTTCTTTTGCTGACACAGGAGAATCCTTTTTGGGGACGGTAAAAAAAGTCATTGACGGCGATTCCTTACTTATTGCAGCAAAAGGTATAACCATCGAAGTTCGATTGTATGGGCTTGATGCCCCAGAACACAATCAACCCTTTGCCGATGCTGCGAAACAGTTTGTCAAGAATTGGGTTAATGGCGATAGAGTGACAGTTTTCCCCGAATATATTGATTCCTATAAGAGGACGGTCGCCGTGGTTGAAAAGGGTAAACAGGTTCTGAATAGAGATCTTGTCAAAGCCGGATTTGCATGGGTGTCACCTCGCTACTGCCATAAAGACTTCTGTCGGAAGTGGATGGAGATGGAAGAAAGGGCTCGGTATGACAGATGGGGGCTATGGCAGGATACCTCGCCGGTGGCACCGTGGATATGGAAAAGGGCAGATAGGCGCTATTGA
- a CDS encoding response regulator, with product MKNLSILVVDDDPVIRRLLQQRLKKERYVVQVAKDGYEAEKLLRKQSFDVVLTDLMMPGGIGGIEVLEIAKETNSQTEVLLITAHSSIDTAVAAMKKGAADYLEKPINFDELFLRLDKIANMQTILRGAQDLQIAINTTESAASQTIQNLEMQAAKMRQALDEIENVLRNDHLAEDSRIAKALDILSNA from the coding sequence ATGAAAAATCTCTCCATTCTGGTTGTCGATGATGATCCCGTTATCAGACGCTTACTCCAGCAACGGTTAAAGAAAGAACGGTACGTGGTGCAAGTGGCCAAAGACGGCTATGAAGCTGAAAAACTCCTCCGCAAGCAGTCCTTTGATGTGGTTCTCACCGACCTTATGATGCCCGGCGGCATCGGTGGCATAGAAGTTCTTGAGATAGCAAAAGAAACGAACAGTCAAACCGAGGTACTGCTAATCACCGCACACTCCTCAATAGACACCGCAGTTGCTGCGATGAAGAAAGGTGCCGCAGATTATCTGGAAAAGCCGATAAACTTTGACGAGTTGTTTCTGCGCCTGGACAAGATTGCCAATATGCAAACCATCCTGCGCGGCGCCCAAGACCTGCAGATCGCTATTAACACGACGGAAAGTGCCGCCTCGCAAACGATTCAAAATTTGGAAATGCAGGCAGCAAAAATGCGCCAAGCCCTTGACGAGATTGAGAACGTCCTGCGCAACGACCACCTTGCCGAAGACAGTAGAATCGCCAAAGCACTCGATATTCTTTCAAATGCCTAA
- a CDS encoding FKBP-type peptidyl-prolyl cis-trans isomerase, which yields MPQPKSNDTVVLAFTGTLDNGEVFITSEKDKPSRVTLGNSDLPPTLEAGIMEMQIGETRKIRIPPEEGYGQRLKELLQTVDNQKIVDTLNPKPGMIIFLKVNKDGTEQKVPATVIEVKGSQITVDYNHPLAGHHLTYVVTLLEIAENQPTNA from the coding sequence ATGCCCCAACCTAAGTCCAACGACACCGTAGTACTGGCCTTTACCGGAACCCTTGACAATGGAGAGGTCTTCATTACTTCTGAAAAGGATAAACCCTCTCGGGTAACACTTGGTAATTCCGACCTTCCACCCACTTTGGAAGCGGGAATTATGGAAATGCAGATAGGCGAGACCCGCAAGATCCGTATCCCACCCGAGGAAGGTTATGGCCAAAGACTCAAAGAGCTCTTACAGACCGTTGACAATCAAAAGATTGTTGATACCCTAAATCCCAAGCCGGGAATGATAATCTTCCTCAAAGTCAACAAAGACGGAACGGAACAAAAGGTGCCGGCAACGGTTATTGAGGTCAAAGGCTCACAGATAACTGTTGATTATAATCATCCACTTGCCGGACACCACTTGACCTACGTGGTCACCCTTCTCGAAATTGCCGAAAACCAACCAACCAACGCCTAG
- the yihA gene encoding ribosome biogenesis GTP-binding protein YihA/YsxC — protein sequence MQFLNVEFLLSAHRLNQLPPPELPEIAFAGRSNVGKSSLINTLIGRKKLVKVSARPGKTQGLNYFRVEDRFLLVDLPGYGFAKVPKIMQNSWQSLITSYLEVRESLKCVVVIMDIRHEPKEQDTQLVQWLREKSIPCLPVYTKIDKISGSVREKNAKLLDAGHGVKAQDRILFSAKTGQGRLELYDALLRFIEP from the coding sequence ATGCAGTTTCTGAATGTTGAGTTTCTCCTGAGTGCCCATCGCCTTAACCAGCTGCCCCCTCCGGAACTTCCGGAGATTGCCTTTGCCGGCAGGTCGAATGTTGGCAAATCGAGTCTGATCAATACCCTCATCGGCAGGAAAAAATTGGTGAAGGTCAGTGCCAGACCAGGCAAGACGCAAGGGCTGAACTACTTTCGCGTTGAAGATAGGTTTCTTTTGGTGGATTTGCCGGGCTATGGTTTTGCTAAAGTTCCGAAAATAATGCAAAACAGCTGGCAGTCGCTGATCACCTCCTACCTGGAAGTCCGGGAGTCATTAAAGTGTGTCGTTGTCATCATGGATATTCGTCATGAGCCGAAGGAGCAGGACACCCAACTTGTTCAATGGTTGCGTGAAAAATCCATTCCATGTTTGCCGGTGTATACCAAGATCGATAAGATTTCCGGCAGTGTACGAGAAAAAAATGCCAAGCTGCTTGACGCCGGGCATGGTGTCAAGGCGCAGGATCGCATTTTGTTTTCCGCAAAAACCGGCCAGGGACGTTTAGAATTGTATGATGCCCTGCTCCGCTTCATAGAGCCCTGA
- the hisI gene encoding phosphoribosyl-AMP cyclohydrolase, which produces MITLDFNKSAEGLLPAIVQDYKTLEVLMVAYINSASWEMTLKTGKAHYWSRSRNKLWLKGETSGHVQIIHDILVDCDNDTVIFQVEQLGHAACHTGHRSCFYRRVNGDTLVEVGGRIFDPAAVYGK; this is translated from the coding sequence ATGATAACACTTGATTTTAATAAATCGGCCGAGGGATTGCTTCCGGCTATAGTACAGGATTATAAAACCCTTGAAGTGCTTATGGTGGCGTATATCAATTCCGCTTCATGGGAAATGACCCTGAAAACCGGCAAGGCACACTACTGGAGCCGTTCGCGCAACAAGCTCTGGTTGAAGGGTGAGACCTCCGGCCATGTCCAGATTATCCATGATATTCTTGTCGATTGCGATAATGACACGGTGATTTTTCAGGTGGAACAGTTAGGTCATGCAGCCTGCCACACCGGCCACAGATCGTGTTTTTATCGGCGGGTCAACGGTGACACCTTGGTTGAGGTAGGGGGGAGAATCTTTGATCCTGCTGCTGTTTACGGAAAATAA
- a CDS encoding chemotaxis response regulator protein-glutamate methylesterase has translation MLGTKNLRVLVVDDTIVYRKAVSDIISEIPGVELAGVAHNGKIALSKIQTLKPDILTLDIEMPEMNGIEVLAALQKSYPGIGAIMLSTLTAEGSDMTMRALELGAFDFILKPQSKNQIEGKKEIKAALEPILKAFAKSRCAASLISNKGKIPASPALTRGTVTSQPAGGMKVFKPLTAKPAPSSIRRGKSEIVAIGISTGGPNALSQMLPKLPGDLGVPVLIVQHMPPVFTKSLAASLDKKCALTVKEATNGENILPNVVYIAPGGKQMKLVAGTDGMNRRIKITDDPPENSCRPSVDYLFRSVADYYVGRATAVIMTGMGSDGTQGLGVLKSKSAFIIGQDEASCIVYGMPKAPADLGYLDVVSPLSKIADEIVRSVK, from the coding sequence ATGCTTGGTACAAAAAATCTTCGTGTCCTTGTTGTTGATGATACTATAGTTTACCGCAAGGCTGTATCTGATATAATTAGTGAAATTCCGGGTGTCGAACTTGCCGGGGTAGCCCATAACGGAAAGATCGCCCTATCAAAGATTCAAACCCTGAAACCGGATATCCTGACTCTCGATATTGAGATGCCGGAGATGAACGGGATTGAGGTGCTGGCAGCATTACAAAAGAGCTATCCCGGCATTGGTGCAATCATGCTCTCGACCTTGACGGCCGAGGGCAGCGATATGACCATGCGAGCGCTGGAGCTGGGCGCCTTCGATTTTATTCTCAAGCCGCAGAGTAAGAACCAGATTGAGGGCAAGAAAGAAATCAAGGCGGCCCTCGAACCCATCCTCAAGGCCTTTGCCAAATCAAGATGTGCGGCATCGCTGATCAGCAACAAAGGGAAGATTCCCGCTAGCCCAGCATTGACGCGCGGGACCGTTACCAGCCAGCCTGCTGGGGGAATGAAGGTTTTTAAACCCCTTACGGCTAAACCTGCTCCAAGCAGCATTCGACGAGGGAAATCAGAGATTGTCGCCATAGGTATTTCCACAGGTGGACCGAACGCCCTCAGTCAGATGCTTCCCAAGCTCCCCGGAGACCTCGGGGTGCCGGTGCTTATTGTACAGCACATGCCTCCGGTATTTACCAAATCCTTGGCTGCAAGCCTCGATAAGAAATGTGCATTAACCGTCAAGGAAGCCACAAATGGTGAAAACATTCTTCCCAATGTTGTGTATATTGCCCCAGGCGGCAAACAGATGAAGCTTGTTGCCGGCACCGATGGCATGAATCGCCGAATAAAAATCACCGATGACCCCCCGGAAAACTCGTGCAGACCATCTGTTGACTATCTCTTTCGGTCAGTTGCCGATTATTATGTCGGTCGCGCCACCGCAGTAATCATGACCGGGATGGGTTCGGACGGAACTCAGGGCCTCGGGGTATTAAAAAGCAAATCGGCTTTTATTATCGGCCAGGATGAAGCCTCCTGCATCGTTTATGGCATGCCCAAGGCCCCGGCTGATCTTGGCTATCTTGATGTTGTTTCCCCTCTTAGCAAAATTGCTGATGAAATTGTCCGGAGTGTGAAATAG
- a CDS encoding chemotaxis protein CheW → MSENKITDNRRIVELATFYVGDALCGMDILKVQEINKLMQMTKVPQAPDYVVGILNLRGQIVTIIDLGLKLGLGSTDLSQDPRNIIVNSAGAHVGLLVRKISDVVSADMERREAAPANMRGIQGEFFTGVYKTDNNLIGILNVDKVLSLED, encoded by the coding sequence ATGTCAGAAAATAAAATAACAGACAACCGTAGAATCGTGGAACTTGCCACCTTTTATGTCGGTGATGCATTGTGCGGCATGGATATTCTGAAGGTGCAGGAAATCAATAAGCTTATGCAAATGACCAAGGTGCCCCAGGCCCCCGATTACGTAGTCGGCATACTGAACCTCAGGGGGCAGATCGTCACTATTATCGATCTTGGGTTAAAACTTGGTCTCGGCTCCACCGATCTCTCCCAGGATCCAAGAAATATCATTGTCAACTCCGCGGGCGCCCATGTGGGGCTGCTGGTGAGGAAGATCAGTGATGTGGTCTCAGCCGACATGGAAAGAAGAGAGGCAGCTCCTGCGAACATGCGAGGCATCCAAGGCGAGTTTTTCACTGGAGTTTACAAAACAGATAACAACCTCATTGGCATTTTGAATGTCGATAAAGTGTTAAGCCTCGAGGATTAA
- a CDS encoding pentapeptide repeat-containing protein has product MGKRFSMKRYWQVYTLIMACTLPLVLSTGGTAVAAETSGAKENLEKLIKTRSCKGCDLSGLTMNRLDLSGVDLEGSDLSTAKLSLTNLAGANLQNANLRGATLGGTDLSDADLRGADLRGTSLDNAYHQGAKFDGKFISAKSGEKGIDGGADKKIYIADPEKPKQSPVKREAKIVQDSGSEKASSKIAAVQEIKETNIAVTKPDAAPKGTVQQGSGALAQAPEAKKAAFFQKAVVDVPPDKADKTAATVPAPQELPGKSEAKKNAAAEPTVAASPKKSDDNSSRKADVKPVAAKTVDDKAVKDKSQGAAVNPPKSTKVSETKAASDKSAVKGGARETSKEVSPDKIKDDNLAKLLDKNRCFACDLSGLDLSGKDLAGADLEKSNLSGCNLGKANLKEANLKGAQLVKADLREANLKNADLYKADLTGADFTGAKVAGTMFDDAKRSSAVGLAEAIEAAGK; this is encoded by the coding sequence ATGGGAAAGAGATTCTCTATGAAAAGATATTGGCAAGTATATACTTTGATTATGGCATGTACCTTACCGCTTGTTTTGTCGACAGGCGGAACAGCGGTTGCTGCTGAAACTTCAGGGGCCAAGGAAAATTTAGAAAAACTTATTAAAACCAGAAGCTGCAAGGGGTGTGATCTTTCAGGACTGACTATGAATCGGCTTGACCTGTCCGGTGTCGACCTAGAGGGATCGGATCTCTCAACCGCGAAGCTCTCTTTGACCAATCTCGCTGGCGCAAATTTACAAAATGCCAACCTCCGCGGAGCCACCCTTGGCGGCACAGATTTGAGTGATGCCGATTTGCGCGGAGCTGACCTCCGGGGAACGTCTCTCGATAATGCCTATCATCAGGGGGCAAAATTTGACGGCAAGTTTATCTCTGCCAAATCTGGTGAAAAAGGAATTGACGGCGGAGCGGATAAGAAGATTTATATTGCCGATCCTGAAAAACCAAAACAAAGCCCGGTGAAAAGGGAGGCAAAAATTGTTCAGGATAGCGGGAGCGAGAAAGCAAGCTCAAAAATCGCAGCAGTTCAGGAAATTAAAGAAACTAACATAGCAGTTACAAAACCCGATGCTGCACCAAAAGGGACTGTGCAGCAGGGCTCCGGGGCTCTTGCCCAAGCTCCAGAGGCCAAGAAAGCGGCATTTTTCCAGAAGGCGGTTGTGGATGTTCCCCCCGACAAAGCCGACAAAACTGCAGCAACTGTACCTGCTCCCCAGGAACTGCCAGGCAAATCGGAAGCAAAAAAAAATGCTGCTGCGGAACCGACGGTCGCGGCGTCCCCAAAGAAATCTGATGACAATAGCAGTAGAAAAGCGGATGTCAAACCTGTAGCGGCGAAAACTGTCGATGACAAAGCGGTGAAGGATAAGTCGCAAGGGGCAGCTGTCAACCCGCCCAAATCAACTAAGGTGTCTGAAACCAAGGCCGCCAGCGACAAATCTGCAGTGAAAGGTGGGGCCCGCGAGACGAGCAAAGAGGTTTCCCCGGATAAAATTAAGGACGACAATTTGGCGAAACTGCTCGATAAGAATAGGTGTTTTGCTTGCGATCTCTCCGGTCTTGATCTCTCCGGAAAGGATCTTGCTGGAGCAGATCTGGAAAAATCCAACCTGAGCGGCTGTAATCTCGGGAAAGCCAATCTGAAAGAAGCGAATCTGAAAGGCGCTCAGCTTGTGAAAGCAGATCTGCGTGAAGCAAATCTTAAGAATGCCGATTTATATAAAGCCGATTTGACCGGTGCTGATTTTACCGGTGCAAAAGTGGCTGGGACAATGTTTGATGATGCGAAGAGATCCTCTGCTGTGGGTCTTGCGGAGGCGATTGAGGCCGCGGGCAAATAA
- a CDS encoding chemotaxis protein CheW: protein MDIEDDEILQGFIEESLEHLADIENDLLAIEEGGANIDEDLVNKVFRAAHSIKGGAGFMGLTTIQELSHAAENVLGMIRSKKLIPTPEIINVLLIASDQLQSMIEDVHNSNDVDISSHLLPLNAIADGSFSQATQAPPAKTGKIKAKAAAEKVEPPPEADVEAPTEKTKPPAAAKPKPESKPEAKTKPKPEPVPESEPELELEPEPEMDSEIASFSEDDTYVEDDAASFGDTPSTGQVANPNASPGDRSKASGPPAKTETTLRVHVSLLDSLMNLAGELVLSRNQLLQTIGSDDLRNAEAVGQRIDLITSELQEAIMLTRMQPIGNVFSKFPRVVRDLSKKLNKTIDLEIVGKDVELDKTIIEAINDPLTHLVRNSVDHGIEKPADRKMLGKSEVGLVILKAYHEAGQVVIEISDDGKGLDGEALAASAVSKGLLTVEQAQAMSDKEKINLIFLPGFSTAKEVTDVSGRGVGMDVVKTNLDQLGGNVDIISEKGVGTTISIKLPLTLAIIPCQIIETGGERYAIPQVNLEELLRIPANQVQNRVERVGDAEVVRLRGTLLPLIRLADVIGIERTYYDRITDEVLPDRREATADRRGKESPLFRSANDQDRKSSQKGEIANRSVLDRRNSVSSALNIVVVSTGSMKYGLIVDRLQDSEEIVIKPLGRHLQQCKGYAGATIMGDGRIALILDVSNLARMARLTSIDGSDRAAEVAKAAEDAMRAKKDRQSLLIFKSSETEHFAVPLNQVERIEKIKRSDVEDLGGKRVMKYRGGSLSLICVDDLAMVNPLADSENLLVIVFNIAKRAVGLLAIGPIDAIEINADIDDTTLSQPGIMGSIIIDQHTTMLVNVFEMAQTLFPQWFEEREKAMIEIAQEDTTPPTILIAEDSKFFRNQVKGYMTEVGYNVIEAEDGVEAWDKLHEHGDEIAMLITDIEMPNMNGFDLTQKIRHDDKYSKLPIIALTTLASAEDMAKGQAVGVNEYHIKLDKERLMVSVHDYMKRRF from the coding sequence ATGGACATCGAAGACGACGAGATTTTGCAGGGATTTATCGAGGAATCACTCGAACATTTAGCTGACATCGAAAATGATTTATTAGCGATTGAAGAGGGCGGGGCAAATATCGACGAAGACCTTGTTAACAAAGTCTTCCGGGCAGCTCACTCGATCAAGGGTGGGGCTGGGTTCATGGGCCTTACGACCATCCAGGAACTCTCACACGCTGCAGAAAATGTTTTGGGCATGATCAGGAGTAAAAAACTGATTCCGACGCCGGAGATCATCAACGTGCTGCTGATTGCTTCGGATCAACTGCAAAGCATGATCGAAGACGTGCATAACAGCAACGACGTTGATATCTCTTCGCACCTTTTGCCCCTTAACGCTATCGCCGACGGTTCTTTCTCCCAGGCGACCCAAGCGCCACCTGCAAAGACTGGAAAAATAAAGGCCAAAGCAGCGGCTGAGAAGGTTGAACCACCTCCGGAAGCTGATGTTGAGGCGCCAACCGAGAAAACAAAACCGCCTGCAGCAGCAAAACCAAAACCGGAATCGAAACCAGAAGCCAAAACTAAACCAAAACCTGAACCCGTGCCGGAGTCAGAGCCTGAGCTGGAACTTGAGCCGGAGCCTGAAATGGATTCTGAGATTGCTTCCTTTTCTGAAGATGATACATACGTAGAAGACGATGCCGCTTCATTTGGTGACACCCCTTCAACAGGCCAAGTTGCAAACCCAAATGCCTCTCCTGGCGACAGAAGTAAAGCATCGGGACCGCCGGCAAAGACCGAGACGACGCTCAGAGTCCATGTAAGCCTCCTTGATTCCCTGATGAATCTCGCGGGAGAGCTGGTACTCAGCCGCAATCAATTGTTGCAGACCATTGGCTCTGACGATCTGCGTAATGCTGAGGCCGTAGGCCAGCGCATTGACCTGATCACCTCCGAATTACAGGAGGCGATCATGTTGACCCGCATGCAGCCTATCGGTAATGTTTTTAGTAAATTCCCGCGGGTTGTCAGAGATCTCTCGAAAAAACTGAACAAGACCATTGATCTGGAAATTGTCGGCAAGGATGTTGAGCTCGACAAAACAATTATTGAGGCAATTAACGATCCGCTGACCCATCTTGTCCGCAACTCGGTCGACCACGGCATTGAAAAACCCGCAGACCGGAAAATGCTCGGCAAATCCGAGGTTGGTCTGGTTATTCTTAAGGCGTATCACGAAGCCGGCCAGGTGGTCATAGAGATAAGCGACGACGGTAAAGGTCTCGACGGAGAGGCCTTGGCGGCAAGCGCCGTCAGCAAGGGTTTGTTGACAGTCGAACAGGCGCAGGCCATGTCCGACAAGGAAAAGATCAATCTTATCTTCCTGCCGGGATTCTCGACAGCAAAGGAGGTTACCGATGTATCCGGCCGGGGCGTCGGCATGGATGTCGTCAAAACCAATCTCGATCAACTTGGTGGAAATGTTGACATTATCTCCGAAAAGGGTGTCGGCACAACTATCTCCATCAAACTGCCATTGACCCTGGCAATCATTCCCTGCCAAATCATTGAGACCGGTGGCGAACGATACGCCATACCCCAAGTGAATCTCGAGGAGCTGCTCCGTATCCCTGCCAATCAGGTGCAAAACCGCGTCGAACGCGTCGGTGACGCCGAGGTCGTTCGTTTACGCGGTACCCTGCTGCCGCTCATTCGTTTAGCTGATGTCATTGGGATTGAACGCACCTATTACGACAGAATCACCGACGAAGTCCTACCCGACAGGCGCGAGGCGACCGCCGATAGGCGTGGTAAGGAATCACCCCTCTTCAGAAGCGCCAACGATCAGGACAGAAAGTCTTCACAAAAAGGTGAGATAGCAAACCGGTCAGTGCTCGACCGCCGCAACTCTGTGTCCAGCGCTTTGAATATTGTCGTAGTATCAACTGGTTCCATGAAATACGGGCTAATCGTTGACCGGCTTCAAGATTCGGAAGAGATTGTTATCAAGCCGCTTGGCCGGCATCTGCAGCAATGCAAAGGGTACGCCGGAGCGACCATCATGGGGGATGGCCGTATCGCCCTTATTCTTGACGTCAGTAACCTTGCCAGGATGGCCCGTCTCACCTCGATCGATGGTTCCGACCGAGCGGCCGAGGTTGCCAAGGCAGCTGAAGACGCGATGCGGGCGAAAAAAGACCGACAATCTCTTCTTATTTTCAAGAGTTCCGAGACGGAGCATTTCGCCGTACCTCTCAATCAGGTTGAACGCATCGAAAAGATCAAGCGTTCCGATGTTGAAGATCTCGGTGGTAAAAGGGTAATGAAATATCGTGGGGGCAGTCTGAGCCTAATTTGCGTCGATGACCTTGCCATGGTTAATCCCTTGGCCGACAGCGAAAATCTCTTGGTAATCGTCTTTAATATTGCCAAGCGAGCCGTCGGCTTACTGGCCATTGGACCAATAGATGCCATTGAAATCAACGCCGATATCGACGACACAACCCTAAGCCAGCCCGGAATAATGGGATCGATCATCATCGATCAGCATACCACCATGCTGGTCAATGTCTTTGAAATGGCCCAAACCCTTTTCCCGCAATGGTTTGAAGAACGGGAAAAAGCGATGATAGAGATAGCCCAGGAAGACACTACCCCACCAACCATTCTCATTGCTGAGGATTCGAAATTCTTTCGCAATCAGGTGAAGGGATATATGACCGAGGTCGGTTACAACGTCATTGAGGCCGAGGACGGTGTTGAGGCCTGGGATAAACTTCACGAGCATGGTGACGAAATCGCCATGTTGATAACCGATATTGAAATGCCGAATATGAACGGCTTTGATCTTACGCAAAAAATCCGTCATGACGACAAATATTCGAAATTGCCGATAATTGCCCTGACCACCCTGGCCTCGGCTGAGGACATGGCAAAAGGCCAGGCCGTTGGCGTCAATGAATACCACATCAAACTCGATAAGGAACGACTGATGGTTTCGGTGCACGACTATATGAAGAGACGTTTTTAA